In the Brachyhypopomus gauderio isolate BG-103 chromosome 4, BGAUD_0.2, whole genome shotgun sequence genome, one interval contains:
- the slc26a6.2 gene encoding solute carrier family 26 member 6 translates to MSNILQNGSEMMKMDDLVKRRRVDYNVQREVMDELTVDELAEKTDTRSSLSDKIKESVRCSGPRVKSCFLSCVPVLSWLPRYPLRENAFGDVVSGISVGIMHLPQGMAYALLAAVPAVFGLYSSFYPILIYFIFGSSKHISVGTYAVMSVMIGAVTERMAPDSNFMILGNDTNNNDTNNSLIVDIATRDMERVKVAAAATFLSGVFQLLLGMVQFGFVVTYLSEPLVRGYTTAASIHVIVSQLKYTFGISPHRYSGPLSLIYTVLEVCSLLGHTNIGTLVVSIVTIVCLIGAKELNSCLARKIPVPIPVELIAIIIATVVSWQVDLKTEYGVEIVGRIPSGLQAPVLPEFSMMGSIIGDAFALAVVGYGIAISLGRTFALKYGYKVDSNQELVALGLCNTVGGFFQCFAVSCSMSRSMVQVSTGGKSQVAGAVSAVVMLVILLKIGELFEDLPKAVLAAIIYVNLQGMMKQFGDIPVLWRKNKVDMLVWLMTLILTILLNPDLGLAASIAFSMLTVIFRTQLPRYSLLGQVPGTDIYRPIEDYSQVTQIPEVVIFRSSVTLYFANAEMYTENLYEKTGVDVAKLLTQKKKLEAKRLRKEKKERKRAKKEAKKRAKEMGNAAEFSDIEEKDEVAVVAVPELDPTPDPTSDPALPKVIILDLSPVNFLDTVGVKTLQNIHRDFGDAGMQVLLSGCQTCVIESLEKGEFFSDKVTKMILFSSVHDAVLHCQAEILSKNMSEMRF, encoded by the exons ATGTCGAACATTCTGCAGAACGGCAGTGAGATGATGAAGATGGATGAtctggtgaagaggaggagggtggacTACAACGTCCAGCGGGAGGTCATGGACGAACTCACAGTCGACGAGTTGGCTGAAAAGACGGACACCAGGTCATCGCTGTCAGACAAGATCAAAGAGTCAGTGAG ATGTTCTGGTCCTCGTGTGAAGAGCTGCTTCCTGTCGTGTGTTCCTGTATTGTCATGGCTGCCGCGTTACCCACTCCGAGAGAACGCTTTTGGAGACGTGGTCTCAGGAATCAGTGTGGGCATCATGCACCTGCCACAAG gtatggcATATGCACTGCTGGCTGCTGTGCCTGCTGTGTTTGGTCTCTATTCCTCATTCTACCCAATACTCATCTACTTCATTTTTGGATCTTCTAAGCACATTTCAGTGG GTACATATGcggtgatgagtgtgatgatCGGTGCCGTGACGGAGCGAATGGCTCCAGACTCGAACTTTATGATCCTGGGCAACGACACCAACAACAACGACACCAACAACAGCCTCATCGTAGACATCGCAACCCGAGACATGGAGAGAGTCAAAGTGGCAGCAGCGGCCACCTTCCTGTCTGGCGtctttcag TTGCTCTTAGGTATGGTGCAGTTTGGGTTCGTAGTGACGTATCTGTCGGAGCCCCTGGTCAGAGGCTACACTACTGCTGCGTCCATTCATGTCATCGTGTCCCAGTTAAAATACACATTTGGTATCAGTCCCCATCGCTACAGTGGACCCTTGTCTCTCATATAT ACTGTATTGGAAGTGTGTTCTTTGCTCGGTCATACAAACATTGGTACCCTGGTTGTGAGCATTGTAACTATTGTGTGTCTAATCGGTGCTAAGGAATTAAATTCCTGCCTGGCGCGCAAAATTCCTGTTCCTATCCCTGTAGAGCTCATTGCT ATTATTATAGCTACTGTAGTGTCGTGGCAGGTTGATTTAAAGACTGAATATGGTGTAGAGATCGTAGGCCGGATTCCGTCAGG ACTACAGGCTCCAGTATTGCCTGAATTCTCTATGATGGGCTCCATCATCGGCGACGCCTTTGCGCTGGCCGTGGTGGGATATGGAATCGCCATATCGCTTGGACGGACCTTTGCTCTCAAATATGGCTACAAGGTTGACAGCAACCAG GAGCTTGTAGCGCTGGGACTGTGTAACACTGTTGGTGGCTTTTTCCAGTGCTTTGCCGTCAGCTGCTCCATGTCTCGCTCTATGGTGCAAGTTAGCACAGGGGGGAAGAGTCAG GTGGCAGGAGCTGTTTCTGCAGTAGTGATGCTTGTGATTTTGCTAAAGATCGGAGAACTCTTTGAAGACCTACCAAAG GCGGTGTTGGCTGCTATTATCTATGTGAACCTGCAGGGTATGATGAAACAATTTGGAGACATACCAGTTCTCTGGAGGAAGAACAAAGTGGacatg CTGGTGTGGCTGATGACACTGATTCTTACTATTCTGTTGAATCCGGATCTGGGTCTGGCCGCCTCAATCGCCTTCTCCATGCTCACGGTCATATTCAGGACACAGCT gcCCAGGTATTCTCTCCTTGGGCAAGTTCCTGGAACTGACATCTACAGACCAATAGAGGACTACAGTCAG GTTACACAGATTCCTGAAGTGGTGATATTCCGTTCCTCTGTCACTCTGTACTTTGCTAATGCTGAGATGTACACAGAAAACCTCTATGAGAAG actggGGTAGATGTAGCTAAACTCCTCACACAGAAGAAGAAACTTGAGGCAAAGAGACTGAGGAAAGAGAAGAAGGAAAGGAAGAGAGCGaaaaaagaagcaaagaaaAGAGCAAAAGAGATG GGAAATGCAGCTGAATTCTCAGATATAGAGGAGAAAGATGAGGTCGCCGTGGTAGCAGTGCCAGAACTTGACCCCACCCCTGACCCCACCTCTGACCCTGCCCTACCCAAGGTCATCATCCTGGACTTGAGTCCTGTGAACTTCCTGGATACAGTGGGAGTGAAGACACTGCAAAAT ATTCACAGGGACTTTGGCGATGCAGGAATGCAAGTGCTCTTATCCGGGTGCCAGA CATGTGTTATTGAAAGTTTGGAAAAGGGAGAGTTCTTCAGTGACAAAGTCACTAAAATGATTCTCTTTTCATCTGTGCACGATGCTGTTTTACACTGCCAAGCAGAAATCTTAAGCAAG AACATGAGCGAAATGCGTTTCTAA